A stretch of the Streptomyces sp. NBC_01428 genome encodes the following:
- a CDS encoding bifunctional o-acetylhomoserine/o-acetylserine sulfhydrylase, with product MSRPIDSVTAGHTPDEAPGPDTSAWSFETRQIHAGAVPDPTTGARAVPIYQTSSFVFRDTQHAADLFALAEPGNIYTRIHNPTQDVFEQRVAALEGGVAAVALASGQAAETLAILTLASAGDHIVSSTSLYGGTYNLFRHTLPRFGIEVSFVDDPDDAEAWRAAIRPNTKALFAETLGNPRGNVLDVRAVADVAHGAGVPLIVDNTVPTPYLLRPLEHGADIVVHSATKFLGGHGTTIAGVVVDGGTFDFGAHADRFPDFTEPDPSYHGLRYWPALGPGAFAVKLRVQLLRDIGPALSPHSAFLLLQGVETLSLRIERHSSNAQALAEWLEQRDEVAAVHYPGLPSNRWYEAGQRYLPRGAGAVLAFELRDGVEAGKRFVDAVELFSHLANIGDVRSLIIHPASTTHSQLDEAQLAATGTSPGLVRLSVGIENLVDLKADLEAGFRAAKGAS from the coding sequence ATGAGCCGCCCCATCGACTCCGTGACCGCGGGGCACACCCCCGACGAAGCGCCCGGTCCCGACACGTCCGCCTGGTCGTTCGAGACCAGGCAGATCCACGCCGGTGCCGTGCCCGATCCGACGACGGGTGCGCGGGCGGTGCCGATCTACCAGACCAGCTCGTTCGTCTTCCGCGACACCCAGCACGCGGCGGACCTGTTCGCGCTGGCCGAGCCGGGCAACATCTACACCCGCATCCACAACCCGACCCAGGACGTCTTCGAGCAGCGCGTGGCGGCGCTGGAGGGCGGGGTCGCGGCGGTGGCACTCGCCTCCGGGCAGGCCGCGGAGACCCTCGCCATCCTCACGCTGGCGTCCGCCGGGGACCACATCGTCTCCAGTACGTCGCTGTACGGCGGCACGTACAACCTGTTCCGCCACACACTCCCCCGGTTCGGCATCGAGGTGTCGTTCGTCGACGACCCGGACGACGCGGAGGCGTGGCGTGCCGCGATCAGGCCGAACACCAAGGCCCTGTTCGCGGAGACGCTCGGCAACCCGCGCGGCAACGTGCTCGACGTACGGGCCGTGGCGGACGTCGCGCACGGGGCGGGCGTCCCGTTGATCGTGGACAACACCGTGCCGACGCCGTATCTGCTGCGGCCCCTCGAGCACGGGGCCGACATCGTCGTCCACTCGGCGACCAAGTTCCTCGGCGGACACGGCACCACCATCGCCGGTGTCGTCGTCGACGGCGGCACCTTCGACTTCGGTGCGCACGCGGACCGCTTCCCGGACTTCACCGAGCCGGACCCCAGCTACCACGGGCTGCGGTACTGGCCGGCGCTCGGCCCCGGCGCCTTCGCGGTCAAGCTGCGGGTGCAGTTGCTGCGGGACATCGGCCCGGCGCTCTCGCCGCACTCCGCGTTCCTGCTCCTCCAGGGCGTGGAGACGCTGAGCCTGCGCATCGAGCGGCACTCCTCGAACGCCCAGGCGCTGGCCGAGTGGCTGGAGCAGCGCGACGAGGTGGCCGCCGTGCACTACCCCGGACTGCCGTCCAACCGGTGGTACGAAGCGGGGCAGCGCTATCTGCCGCGCGGAGCGGGCGCGGTCCTCGCGTTCGAGCTGCGGGACGGCGTCGAGGCCGGGAAGCGGTTCGTGGACGCCGTCGAGCTGTTCAGCCATCTGGCGAACATCGGGGACGTCCGCAGCCTGATCATCCACCCGGCCTCGACGACCCACAGTCAGCTGGACGAGGCGCAGCTGGCGGCGACCGGTACCTCGCCGGGGCTGGTGCGGCTGTCGGTGGGCATCGAGAACCTGGTCGACCTCAAGGCGGATCTGGAGGCAGGCTTCCGCGCGGCGAAGGGTGCGTCCTGA
- the ssuE gene encoding NADPH-dependent FMN reductase: protein MAVILSVSGSPSPTSRTTRLLRHLDERLRLQGHEVIPLEVRTLPAQALLGADFRHPAIVEATAQFERADGVVIGTPVYKAAYSGLLKSLLDLLPQYALTGKTVLPLATGGSTAHVLAIDYALRPVLSSMGASHIVPGWFTLDKDIVVGEDGTPAVALAAAQALEQVTDHFSAALGGRTTVLASTG from the coding sequence ATGGCTGTGATTCTGTCCGTCTCCGGAAGTCCCTCCCCCACCTCCCGCACCACACGTCTGCTGCGTCACCTGGACGAACGGCTCCGCCTCCAGGGACACGAGGTGATCCCGTTGGAGGTCCGGACCCTGCCCGCCCAGGCCCTGCTCGGCGCCGACTTCCGGCACCCGGCGATCGTCGAGGCGACGGCGCAGTTCGAGCGCGCGGACGGCGTGGTCATCGGCACACCCGTCTACAAGGCCGCCTACTCGGGCCTGCTGAAGTCGCTCCTCGACCTGCTCCCGCAGTACGCGCTGACCGGCAAGACGGTGCTGCCGCTGGCCACCGGAGGCAGCACCGCCCATGTCCTCGCCATCGACTACGCGTTGCGTCCGGTGCTGAGTTCCATGGGTGCCTCGCACATCGTCCCCGGCTGGTTCACCCTCGACAAGGACATCGTCGTCGGCGAGGACGGCACACCGGCGGTCGCGCTCGCCGCGGCCCAGGCCCTGGAGCAGGTGACGGACCACTTCTCCGCCGCGCTCGGAGGACGGACGACGGTCCTGGCGTCGACCGGCTGA
- a CDS encoding alpha/beta hydrolase — MTQYSDHHGPEGLLIRGTIIVVPGRGETRDTYTRFARRLAADAYRVRVIDAPVLDAGDPDGSLTGLAERLTDAIGGTASDDGVALPVVLVGSDTGAAALAALLGRTGTGPAPEPAALVLAGLPGPTAESAAGIGTWDDELDVRTSCPTHRGTLSQDAGVRRGSLGDAVPDAVLGAAYASETGVPTLLLAGDADPLADHEALARAAKSLPRARLSVVHGAHHDVLNDLQHRSVAAEVVTFLEALRNDLRPLVAVRSSAW; from the coding sequence ATGACCCAGTACAGCGACCACCACGGGCCCGAGGGCCTGCTGATCCGCGGCACGATCATCGTGGTGCCCGGCCGTGGCGAGACCCGGGACACGTACACGCGCTTCGCCCGGCGGCTCGCCGCCGACGCCTACCGCGTCCGGGTGATCGACGCGCCCGTCCTCGACGCGGGGGACCCGGACGGCTCGCTGACCGGCCTGGCCGAGCGGCTCACGGACGCGATCGGGGGCACCGCCTCCGACGACGGAGTGGCCCTGCCGGTCGTGCTCGTCGGGTCGGACACCGGGGCCGCGGCGCTCGCCGCGCTCCTCGGCCGGACCGGTACGGGGCCGGCCCCGGAGCCCGCCGCGCTGGTCCTCGCCGGTCTCCCCGGCCCCACCGCCGAGTCCGCCGCCGGGATCGGCACCTGGGACGACGAGCTCGACGTGCGCACCTCGTGCCCGACGCACCGGGGGACGCTCTCCCAGGACGCCGGGGTACGGCGCGGGTCGCTGGGCGACGCCGTTCCGGACGCGGTGCTCGGCGCGGCGTACGCGAGCGAGACCGGCGTGCCCACCCTGCTTCTCGCCGGTGACGCCGACCCGCTGGCCGACCACGAGGCGCTCGCCCGTGCCGCGAAGTCGCTGCCCCGGGCCCGTCTCTCGGTCGTCCACGGTGCGCACCACGACGTCCTCAACGACCTGCAGCACCGTTCGGTCGCCGCCGAGGTCGTCACGTTCCTCGAAGCGCTGCGCAACGACCTGCGGCCGCTGGTCGCCGTGCGGTCGAGCGCCTGGTGA
- a CDS encoding LLM class flavin-dependent oxidoreductase, with protein MTSERPRFRLGFLTHVQGRDQDIARTYRNAQELFVVADELGFDVGWVAQHHVALGGGGLSSPWTFLAHAAARTTRIRLGTAITVLPLEDPVRLAEDVATVDALSGGRVEIGVGSGTSGLEYAAFGKDVSRKRELTSENLDVLRRALSRDDVGTPGFRIQPRPADFTDRVWQGVFSAQGAEYAASRGSHLLLNRAAYGYDAPTDEVQRPWADAYLAAWDRPHRPRIGLSRFVFPAKDRRTALRAIGDDVHRAALRMAENGAFPKGLDADEALRRFHTFYGHPDEIVESLRQEKVLPVATDLITQFNPAVPDHDAAVRALELIATEVAPALGWQPARTAEPASAGV; from the coding sequence ATGACGAGCGAGCGACCACGCTTCCGGCTCGGCTTCCTCACCCATGTCCAGGGACGCGACCAGGACATCGCCCGCACCTACCGCAACGCCCAGGAACTGTTCGTCGTGGCGGACGAGTTGGGCTTCGACGTCGGCTGGGTCGCCCAGCACCACGTCGCCCTCGGAGGCGGCGGGCTGTCCTCACCCTGGACCTTCCTCGCGCACGCCGCCGCGCGCACCACCCGGATCCGCCTCGGCACGGCCATCACCGTCCTCCCGCTGGAGGATCCCGTCCGGCTCGCCGAGGACGTCGCCACCGTCGACGCGCTCAGCGGCGGCCGTGTCGAGATCGGCGTCGGCAGCGGGACGAGCGGCCTGGAGTACGCCGCCTTCGGCAAGGACGTCAGCCGCAAGCGGGAACTGACCAGCGAGAACCTGGACGTCCTGCGCCGGGCGCTGTCCCGGGACGACGTGGGAACGCCGGGCTTCCGTATCCAGCCGCGGCCCGCCGACTTCACCGACCGGGTGTGGCAGGGCGTGTTCAGCGCCCAGGGCGCGGAGTACGCCGCGAGCCGCGGCTCCCACCTCCTGCTCAACCGGGCCGCCTACGGATACGACGCCCCCACCGACGAGGTGCAGCGCCCCTGGGCGGACGCCTACCTCGCCGCGTGGGACCGGCCGCACCGACCGCGCATCGGCCTCTCGCGTTTCGTCTTCCCCGCCAAGGACCGGCGCACGGCGCTCCGCGCGATCGGCGACGACGTCCACCGGGCGGCGCTGCGCATGGCGGAGAACGGCGCCTTCCCCAAGGGGCTCGACGCGGACGAGGCGCTGCGCCGCTTCCACACCTTCTACGGCCATCCCGACGAGATCGTCGAGAGCCTGCGCCAGGAGAAGGTCCTGCCCGTGGCGACCGACCTGATCACCCAGTTCAACCCCGCCGTGCCCGACCACGACGCCGCCGTACGCGCCCTCGAACTCATCGCGACCGAGGTGGCGCCCGCTCTCGGCTGGCAGCCCGCGCGCACGGCCGAACCCGCATCCGCAGGAGTGTGA
- a CDS encoding LLM class flavin-dependent oxidoreductase: MPRTIHLALHPYGVGGPGQHGLWKDPRVAKNSSIDIDYYIRLAKAGEHALFDALFIVDSQFINSTYPAHYLNRLEPLTLLSAVATHTRHIGLVGTASSTYNSPFNLARRFASLDHISGGRAGWNVVTSFDTGTSRNFGLDEHLDYSTRYGRALEFVRVARGLWDSYEEDAFPADVDRGVFLDPAKLHALDHVGEHFKVAGPLNLSRSPQGQPVIFQAGVSEEGRDLAAQVAEGIYAPGGTLQQAQEYYADIKKRTASYGRDPEHIKIFIHGGPVVAATDEAARRREREIFEEDNDFERNLALLGRSFGAYDFSVHDLDAPFPDVAHLAEKGGRTGAARLIERAREQNLTLRQVADSVNQFRTSPFVGAPQTVADTIEEWFDAGTFDGINLAFRTEDELNLFVDGVVPILQKRGLFRTEYAADTLRGNLGLPVPANSNTREPQLVND, encoded by the coding sequence ATGCCCCGCACGATCCACCTCGCCCTGCACCCCTACGGCGTCGGCGGCCCCGGCCAGCACGGCCTGTGGAAGGACCCGCGCGTCGCGAAGAACTCCAGCATCGACATCGACTACTACATCCGGCTGGCGAAGGCGGGCGAACACGCCCTGTTCGACGCCCTGTTCATCGTCGACAGCCAGTTCATCAACTCCACCTACCCGGCGCACTACCTCAACCGCCTGGAACCGCTCACCCTGTTGTCGGCGGTGGCCACCCACACCCGGCACATCGGGCTGGTGGGCACGGCGAGTTCGACGTACAACTCGCCGTTCAACCTGGCCCGCCGGTTCGCCTCCCTCGACCACATCAGCGGCGGCCGGGCCGGCTGGAACGTCGTCACGAGCTTCGACACCGGCACGTCCCGCAACTTCGGGCTCGACGAACACCTCGACTACAGCACGCGCTACGGCCGCGCCCTGGAGTTCGTGCGCGTCGCCCGGGGCCTGTGGGACTCCTACGAGGAGGACGCGTTCCCCGCCGACGTGGACCGGGGCGTCTTCCTCGACCCGGCCAAGCTGCACGCGCTCGACCACGTGGGCGAGCACTTCAAGGTGGCCGGCCCGCTGAACCTCTCCCGCTCCCCGCAGGGCCAGCCCGTGATCTTCCAGGCCGGGGTCTCCGAAGAGGGACGCGACCTCGCGGCGCAGGTCGCCGAGGGCATCTACGCGCCGGGCGGCACTCTCCAGCAGGCCCAGGAGTACTACGCGGACATCAAGAAGCGCACCGCCTCCTACGGCCGCGACCCCGAGCACATCAAGATCTTCATCCACGGGGGTCCGGTCGTCGCCGCCACGGACGAGGCCGCCCGGCGCCGGGAGCGGGAGATCTTCGAGGAGGACAACGACTTCGAGCGCAACCTCGCCCTGCTCGGCCGCTCCTTCGGCGCCTACGACTTCAGCGTGCACGACCTGGACGCGCCGTTCCCCGACGTCGCCCACCTCGCCGAGAAGGGCGGCCGCACCGGAGCGGCCAGGCTCATCGAGCGGGCCCGGGAACAGAACCTGACCCTGCGTCAAGTGGCGGACTCGGTGAACCAGTTCCGCACCTCGCCGTTCGTCGGGGCGCCGCAGACCGTCGCCGACACCATCGAGGAGTGGTTCGACGCCGGCACCTTCGACGGCATCAACCTCGCCTTCCGCACCGAGGACGAGCTGAACCTCTTCGTCGACGGCGTCGTCCCGATCCTCCAGAAGCGCGGACTGTTCCGCACCGAGTACGCGGCCGACACCCTGCGCGGCAATCTCGGCCTGCCCGTCCCGGCCAACAGCAACACGCGCGAGCCGCAGCTCGTGAACGACTAG
- a CDS encoding ABC transporter ATP-binding protein — protein MSTTDAVTVEPSPAVTAPDAPTRPVLAVRKLEVHYGQRRRRRRALHGVSLDVTAGETVGIIGETGSGKSTLARAVLGLVRASGGSVVVDGEDVTSHSPRQWRALRRRGVVQYVFQDPLRSLDPDLTVETSLAEPLLVAGVPRDEAARRVRAFLSRVRLSEDLLDRLPGELSGGQRQRVAVARALVTEPRLVILDEPVSALDSANRVQILQILKELRDDGVALVFISHDLGSVAAVADRVAVLYQGELVEVGPVRDVITRPRHAYTRLLVRSAPTLHSAPADRAEREALRAALLHS, from the coding sequence ATGAGCACCACCGACGCCGTCACCGTCGAGCCGTCCCCGGCGGTCACCGCTCCCGACGCGCCGACGCGCCCCGTGCTGGCGGTCAGGAAGCTGGAGGTCCACTACGGGCAGCGCCGGCGGCGTCGCCGCGCCCTGCACGGCGTCAGCCTCGACGTCACGGCCGGTGAGACGGTCGGCATCATCGGAGAGACGGGCTCGGGCAAGTCCACCCTGGCGCGGGCGGTACTGGGCCTCGTGCGCGCCTCCGGCGGGTCCGTCGTCGTCGACGGCGAGGACGTCACCTCGCACAGCCCCCGCCAGTGGCGCGCCCTGCGCCGCCGTGGTGTCGTCCAGTACGTCTTCCAGGACCCGCTCCGCAGTCTCGACCCGGACCTCACGGTCGAGACCTCGCTCGCCGAGCCCCTGCTCGTCGCGGGCGTGCCCCGCGACGAGGCCGCGCGCCGGGTGCGCGCGTTCCTCTCCCGGGTCCGTCTCTCCGAGGACCTGCTCGACCGGCTCCCCGGCGAACTGTCCGGCGGCCAGCGCCAACGCGTCGCGGTGGCACGGGCGTTGGTCACCGAGCCGCGACTCGTCATCCTCGACGAGCCGGTCAGCGCGCTGGACTCCGCGAACCGCGTCCAGATCCTGCAGATCCTCAAGGAGCTCCGCGACGACGGCGTGGCCCTCGTCTTCATCTCCCACGACCTCGGTTCCGTCGCCGCCGTCGCCGACCGTGTGGCGGTGCTCTACCAGGGCGAACTGGTCGAGGTCGGCCCGGTCCGCGACGTCATCACCCGGCCCCGGCACGCCTACACCCGCCTGCTCGTCCGCTCCGCGCCCACCCTGCACTCCGCGCCGGCCGACCGGGCCGAACGCGAGGCCCTGCGCGCCGCGCTTCTGCACTCCTGA